Proteins encoded within one genomic window of Manis pentadactyla isolate mManPen7 chromosome 4, mManPen7.hap1, whole genome shotgun sequence:
- the ADAMTSL4 gene encoding ADAMTS-like protein 4 isoform X13, with amino-acid sequence MEKWPGRPWLCLMLLLPLPQFCQDQEVLSGHSLQIHPEEGQGLEGVWGPWDQWASCSQPCGVGVQRRSRTCQLPTAQLHQGQPLSPRPPSYPEALLPGTQGPRPQTSGETLSPYIPQTWGRGGLFQGPTSQLGREQAQGIPGARRSRVRDPIKPGMFGYGRVPFALPLHRNRRHRQRPPEPEPSQASDLPSLTPKAELTSTNHTPPTQFSLTELSVHIPSPLAEPPVPRSAQTEVPSRTRPYPTRSQRRAQATDTEPPLSTPSPRESSSFHMSPQPRIPSSQGWAGPRLAERRPNPSLSVPWGRGPQSQERQRPGGTLHGSLLESASLYADGWLPLLSAGARSTSLWSLFAPSSAVPRCSGESEQLRACSQVPCPPEQPDPRALQCAAFNSQEFMGQQYQWEPFTEVQGFERCELNCRPRGFRFYVRHTEKVQDGTLCQPGALDMCVAGRCLSPGCDGILGSGRHPDGCGVCGGDDSTCRLISGNVTDRGGPLGYQKILLIPAGASRLQIAQHRPSSNYLALRGPGGRSIINGNWAVDPPGSYVADGTIFRYNRPPREEGTGESMSAEGPTTRPVDVYMIFQEENPGVFYQYVISSPPPKLERPTSESYIPQLQPEIVRVETPPASVLHHPRALGVLQRQVRVPQMPALPHLRAPLRSLAGYWKRVGHSECSASCGKGVWRPVFLCISRESGEELDEDSCAMGARPPAPLEPCHGPPCPPYWEAGEWTSCSRSCGPGTQHRQVRCWQEFVGGGSSVPPERCGHLPRPDITQPCQPRLCGYWEVRSTWSQCSVRCGRGQRSRQVRCVGNNGDEVSEQECTPGPPRPPSREACNMGPCTTAWFHSDWSSKCSAECGTGIQQRSVVCLGSGEAPGASQAEAGAGASEQSCAAGSRPPDMRACSLGPCEMTWCWYTGPWAEAPCPAALPGTGLPRPMVLYVLESDKGGPLPDCQPDSQHPMPSSSAALQETTL; translated from the exons ATGGAGAAGTGGCCCGGCAG GCCCTGGTTGTGCCTGATGCTGCTTCTGCCCCTCCCTCAGTTCTGCCAGGATCAGGAG GTGTTGTCTGGACACTCTCTTCAGATACACCCGGAGGAGGGCCAGGGCCTTGAGGGCGTCTGGGGTCCCTGGGACCAGTGGGCCTCTTGCTCCCAgccctgtggggtgggggtgcagcgcAGGAGCCGAACCTGTCAGCTGCCCACAGCTCAGCTCCACCAGGGCCAGCCCCTCTCACCCAGGCCCCCAAGCTATCCTGAAGCCCTGCTCCCAGGGACTCAGGGCCCCAGACCCCAGACTTCCGGAGAAACCCTCTCCCCTTACATTCCACAGACCTGGGGAAGAGGTGGCCTATTTCAAGGCCCCACCTCTCAATTAGGGCGAGAGCAGGCCCAGGGGATTCCAGGAGCCCGGAG GTCCCGGGTTCGAGATCCCATCAAGCCAGGAATGTTTGGTTATGGAAGAGTGCCTTTTGCTTTGCCGCTCCATCGGAACCGCAGGCACCGCCAGAGACCGCCCGAACCTGAGCCTTCCCAGGCCTCAGATCTTCCATCTCTGACTCCAAAAGCAGAGCTGACCTCCACAAACCATACCCCTCCAACTCAGTTCTCTCTTACAGAACTGTCTGTCCATATCCCGTCCCCCCTGGCAGAACCCCCAGTCCCCAGAAGTGCTCAGACAGAGGTGCCGTCTAGAACCAGGCCTTATCCCACCCGGTCCCAACGCAGAGCCCAGGCCACAGACACAGAACCCCCCTTGTCCACCCCATCCCCAAGAGAAAGTAGCTCTTTCCACATGTCCCCTCAGCCAAGAATTCCAAGTTCCCAGGGTTGGGCCGGTCCCAGGCTGGCAGAAAGACGCCCTAATCCCTCCCTTTCTGTCCCTTGGGGCCGAGGCCCGCAGAGCCAGGAGCGCCAGAGACCTGGGGGGACTCTTCACGGGTCCCTACTGGAGTCTGCCTCTCTCTACGCAGATGGCTGGTTGCCTCTTCTGAGTGCTGGCGCCCGCTCCACCTCCCTCTGGAGCCTCTTTGCTCCTAGTAGCGCTGTCCCAAGATGTTCTGGGGAGAGTGAGCAGCTGAGAGCATGCAGTCAAGTG CCCTGCCCTCCTGAACAGCCAGACCCCCGGGCTCTGCAGTGTGCAGCCTTTAACTCCCAGGAGTTCATGGGCCAGCAGTACCAGTGGGAGCCCTTCACAGAAG TTCAGGGCTTCGAACGCTGTGAACTGAACTGCCGTCCCCGTGGCTTCCGCTTTTATGTCCGTCACACTGAAAAGGTCCAGGATGGGACCCTGTGTCAGCCTGGAGCCCTAGACATGTGTGTGGCTGGACGCTGTCTG AGCCCTGGCTGTGATGGGATCCTTGGCTCTGGAAGGCATCCGGATGGCTGTGGAGTCTGTGGGGGTGATGATTCTACCTGTCGCCTCATCTCAGGGAATGTCACTGACCGGGGGGGCCCTCTGGGCTATCAGAAGATCTTACTGATTCCTGCAGGAGCCTCCCGGCTCCAGATTGCCCAGCACCGGCCCAGCTCCAACTACCTTG CACTTCGAGGCCCTGGGGGCCGGTCCATCATCAATGGGAACTGGGCTGTGGATCCCCCTGGGTCCTACGTGGCTGATGGGACTATCTTCCGGTATAACCGTCCTCCACGGGAGGAGGGCACAGGAGAGAGTATGTCAGCTGAAGGCCCCACCACCCGACCTGTGGATGTCTAT ATGATCTTTCAGGAGGAAAACCCAGGTGTTTTTTATCAATATGTCATCTCTTCACCTCCTCCAAAGCTCGAGAGGCCCACCTCAGAGTCCTATATCCCCCAACTCCAGCCCG AGATTGTGAGGGTGGAGACCCCACCTGCTTCGGTGCTGCACCACCCCCGGGCCCTGGGCGTCCTCCAGCGCCAGGTGCGGGTCCCCCAGATGCCCGCCCTGCCCCATCTCAGGGCTCCCCTGAGGTCTCTGGCTGGATACTGGAAGCGGGTGGGGCACTCCGAGTGCTCAGCATCGTGTGGAAAAG GTGTTTGGCGCCCCGTTTTCCTCTGCATTTCTCGTGAGTCAGGAGAGGAGCTGGATGAAGACAGCTGTGCCATGGGTGCCAGGCCGCCAGCCCCTCTGGAACCCTGCCACGGCCCCCCATGCCCCCCATA CTGGGAAGCTGGTGAGTGGACATCCTGTAGCCGCTCCTGTGGTCCTGGCACCCAGCACCGCCAGGTACGCTGCTGGCAGGAGTTTGTGGGGGGTGGCTCCTCAGTGCCCCCAGAGCGCTGTGGACATCTTCCCCGACCTGACATCACCCAGCCCTGCCAGCCTCGCCTCTGTGGTTACTGGGAGGTTCGATCCACCTGGAGCCAG TGCTCTGTACGGTGCGGGCGTGGCCAGAGGAGCCGGCAAGTTCGCTGTGTTGGAAACAACGGTGATGAAGTGAGCGAGCAAGAGTGCACTCCAGGCCCCCCACGGCCCCCCAGCAGAGAGGCCTGTAACATGGGGCCCTGTACCACAGCCTGGTTCCACAGCGACTGGAGCTCCAAG TGCTCAGCTGAGTGTGGCACAGGAATCCAGCAGCGTTCTGTGGTCTGCCTTGGGAGTGGGGAGGCCCCTGGGGCAAGCCAGGCggaagcaggagcaggagccagtGAGCAGAGCTGTGCAGCAGGAAGCCGTCCCCCTGACATGCGTGCCTGCAGCTTGGGGCCCTGTGAGATGACCTGGTGCTGGTACACAGGGCCCTGGGCTGAG GCcccctgccctgcagccctgccagggACAGGACTGCCACGACCGATGGTTCTCTACGTCCTGGAGTCCG ACAAGGGAGGTCCACTGCCTGACTGCCAACCAGACTCTCAGCACCCGATGCCCTCCTCATCTGCGGCCCTCCAGGAAACGACCCTGTAA
- the ADAMTSL4 gene encoding ADAMTS-like protein 4 isoform X1, which yields MEKWPGRPWLCLMLLLPLPQFCQDQEVLSGHSLQIHPEEGQGLEGVWGPWDQWASCSQPCGVGVQRRSRTCQLPTAQLHQGQPLSPRPPSYPEALLPGTQGPRPQTSGETLSPYIPQTWGRGGLFQGPTSQLGREQAQGIPGARRSRVRDPIKPGMFGYGRVPFALPLHRNRRHRQRPPEPEPSQASDLPSLTPKAELTSTNHTPPTQFSLTELSVHIPSPLAEPPVPRSAQTEVPSRTRPYPTRSQRRAQATDTEPPLSTPSPRESSSFHMSPQPRIPSSQGWAGPRLAERRPNPSLSVPWGRGPQSQERQRPGGTLHGSLLESASLYADGWLPLLSAGARSTSLWSLFAPSSAVPRCSGESEQLRACSQVPCPPEQPDPRALQCAAFNSQEFMGQQYQWEPFTEVQGFERCELNCRPRGFRFYVRHTEKVQDGTLCQPGALDMCVAGRCLSPGCDGILGSGRHPDGCGVCGGDDSTCRLISGNVTDRGGPLGYQKILLIPAGASRLQIAQHRPSSNYLALRGPGGRSIINGNWAVDPPGSYVADGTIFRYNRPPREEGTGESMSAEGPTTRPVDVYMIFQEENPGVFYQYVISSPPPKLERPTSESYIPQLQPEIVRVETPPASVLHHPRALGVLQRQVRVPQMPALPHLRAPLRSLAGYWKRVGHSECSASCGKGVWRPVFLCISRESGEELDEDSCAMGARPPAPLEPCHGPPCPPYWEAGEWTSCSRSCGPGTQHRQVRCWQEFVGGGSSVPPERCGHLPRPDITQPCQPRLCGYWEVRSTWSQCSVRCGRGQRSRQVRCVGNNGDEVSEQECTPGPPRPPSREACNMGPCTTAWFHSDWSSKCSAECGTGIQQRSVVCLGSGEAPGASQAEAGAGASEQSCAAGSRPPDMRACSLGPCEMTWCWYTGPWAECSSDCGSGTQWRDIICVSKLGTKFNVTSPSNCSHLPRPPALQPCQGQDCHDRWFSTSWSPCSHSCQGGTQTREVHCLTANQTLSTRCPPHLRPSRKRPCNSQPCSQRPADTAGGGGAWPGWRELAVEARAEPRQYWMSCQGHILQRCLTLVPSLSPLLPTSWVKINSLL from the exons ATGGAGAAGTGGCCCGGCAG GCCCTGGTTGTGCCTGATGCTGCTTCTGCCCCTCCCTCAGTTCTGCCAGGATCAGGAG GTGTTGTCTGGACACTCTCTTCAGATACACCCGGAGGAGGGCCAGGGCCTTGAGGGCGTCTGGGGTCCCTGGGACCAGTGGGCCTCTTGCTCCCAgccctgtggggtgggggtgcagcgcAGGAGCCGAACCTGTCAGCTGCCCACAGCTCAGCTCCACCAGGGCCAGCCCCTCTCACCCAGGCCCCCAAGCTATCCTGAAGCCCTGCTCCCAGGGACTCAGGGCCCCAGACCCCAGACTTCCGGAGAAACCCTCTCCCCTTACATTCCACAGACCTGGGGAAGAGGTGGCCTATTTCAAGGCCCCACCTCTCAATTAGGGCGAGAGCAGGCCCAGGGGATTCCAGGAGCCCGGAG GTCCCGGGTTCGAGATCCCATCAAGCCAGGAATGTTTGGTTATGGAAGAGTGCCTTTTGCTTTGCCGCTCCATCGGAACCGCAGGCACCGCCAGAGACCGCCCGAACCTGAGCCTTCCCAGGCCTCAGATCTTCCATCTCTGACTCCAAAAGCAGAGCTGACCTCCACAAACCATACCCCTCCAACTCAGTTCTCTCTTACAGAACTGTCTGTCCATATCCCGTCCCCCCTGGCAGAACCCCCAGTCCCCAGAAGTGCTCAGACAGAGGTGCCGTCTAGAACCAGGCCTTATCCCACCCGGTCCCAACGCAGAGCCCAGGCCACAGACACAGAACCCCCCTTGTCCACCCCATCCCCAAGAGAAAGTAGCTCTTTCCACATGTCCCCTCAGCCAAGAATTCCAAGTTCCCAGGGTTGGGCCGGTCCCAGGCTGGCAGAAAGACGCCCTAATCCCTCCCTTTCTGTCCCTTGGGGCCGAGGCCCGCAGAGCCAGGAGCGCCAGAGACCTGGGGGGACTCTTCACGGGTCCCTACTGGAGTCTGCCTCTCTCTACGCAGATGGCTGGTTGCCTCTTCTGAGTGCTGGCGCCCGCTCCACCTCCCTCTGGAGCCTCTTTGCTCCTAGTAGCGCTGTCCCAAGATGTTCTGGGGAGAGTGAGCAGCTGAGAGCATGCAGTCAAGTG CCCTGCCCTCCTGAACAGCCAGACCCCCGGGCTCTGCAGTGTGCAGCCTTTAACTCCCAGGAGTTCATGGGCCAGCAGTACCAGTGGGAGCCCTTCACAGAAG TTCAGGGCTTCGAACGCTGTGAACTGAACTGCCGTCCCCGTGGCTTCCGCTTTTATGTCCGTCACACTGAAAAGGTCCAGGATGGGACCCTGTGTCAGCCTGGAGCCCTAGACATGTGTGTGGCTGGACGCTGTCTG AGCCCTGGCTGTGATGGGATCCTTGGCTCTGGAAGGCATCCGGATGGCTGTGGAGTCTGTGGGGGTGATGATTCTACCTGTCGCCTCATCTCAGGGAATGTCACTGACCGGGGGGGCCCTCTGGGCTATCAGAAGATCTTACTGATTCCTGCAGGAGCCTCCCGGCTCCAGATTGCCCAGCACCGGCCCAGCTCCAACTACCTTG CACTTCGAGGCCCTGGGGGCCGGTCCATCATCAATGGGAACTGGGCTGTGGATCCCCCTGGGTCCTACGTGGCTGATGGGACTATCTTCCGGTATAACCGTCCTCCACGGGAGGAGGGCACAGGAGAGAGTATGTCAGCTGAAGGCCCCACCACCCGACCTGTGGATGTCTAT ATGATCTTTCAGGAGGAAAACCCAGGTGTTTTTTATCAATATGTCATCTCTTCACCTCCTCCAAAGCTCGAGAGGCCCACCTCAGAGTCCTATATCCCCCAACTCCAGCCCG AGATTGTGAGGGTGGAGACCCCACCTGCTTCGGTGCTGCACCACCCCCGGGCCCTGGGCGTCCTCCAGCGCCAGGTGCGGGTCCCCCAGATGCCCGCCCTGCCCCATCTCAGGGCTCCCCTGAGGTCTCTGGCTGGATACTGGAAGCGGGTGGGGCACTCCGAGTGCTCAGCATCGTGTGGAAAAG GTGTTTGGCGCCCCGTTTTCCTCTGCATTTCTCGTGAGTCAGGAGAGGAGCTGGATGAAGACAGCTGTGCCATGGGTGCCAGGCCGCCAGCCCCTCTGGAACCCTGCCACGGCCCCCCATGCCCCCCATA CTGGGAAGCTGGTGAGTGGACATCCTGTAGCCGCTCCTGTGGTCCTGGCACCCAGCACCGCCAGGTACGCTGCTGGCAGGAGTTTGTGGGGGGTGGCTCCTCAGTGCCCCCAGAGCGCTGTGGACATCTTCCCCGACCTGACATCACCCAGCCCTGCCAGCCTCGCCTCTGTGGTTACTGGGAGGTTCGATCCACCTGGAGCCAG TGCTCTGTACGGTGCGGGCGTGGCCAGAGGAGCCGGCAAGTTCGCTGTGTTGGAAACAACGGTGATGAAGTGAGCGAGCAAGAGTGCACTCCAGGCCCCCCACGGCCCCCCAGCAGAGAGGCCTGTAACATGGGGCCCTGTACCACAGCCTGGTTCCACAGCGACTGGAGCTCCAAG TGCTCAGCTGAGTGTGGCACAGGAATCCAGCAGCGTTCTGTGGTCTGCCTTGGGAGTGGGGAGGCCCCTGGGGCAAGCCAGGCggaagcaggagcaggagccagtGAGCAGAGCTGTGCAGCAGGAAGCCGTCCCCCTGACATGCGTGCCTGCAGCTTGGGGCCCTGTGAGATGACCTGGTGCTGGTACACAGGGCCCTGGGCTGAG TGCTCCTCAGACTGTGGCTCTGGTACACAGTGGAGAGACATCATCTGTGTGTCCAAACTGGGGACTAAGTTCAATGTGACTTCTCCTAGCAACTGTTCTCACCTACCCAGGCcccctgccctgcagccctgccagggACAGGACTGCCACGACCGATGGTTCTCTACGTCCTGGAGTCCG TGTTCTCACTCCTGTCAGGGGGGCACACAGACAAGGGAGGTCCACTGCCTGACTGCCAACCAGACTCTCAGCACCCGATGCCCTCCTCATCTGCGGCCCTCCAGGAAACGACCCTGTAACAGCCAGCCCTGCAGCCAGCGCCCTG CGGACacagctggaggaggaggagcttgGCCTGGCTGGAGGGAGCTTGCGGTAGAGGCACGGGCGGAGCCAAGGCAGTACTGGATGTCCTGCCAAGGACACATTCTTCAGAGATGTCTCACCCTagtcccttccctctcccctctcctgcccACTTCATGGGTCAAGATAAACAGCTTGCTTTGA
- the ADAMTSL4 gene encoding ADAMTS-like protein 4 isoform X9 — MEKWPGRPWLCLMLLLPLPQFCQDQEVLSGHSLQIHPEEGQGLEGVWGPWDQWASCSQPCGVGVQRRSRTCQLPTAQLHQGQPLSPRPPSYPEALLPGTQGPRPQTSGETLSPYIPQTWGRGGLFQGPTSQLGREQAQGIPGARRSRVRDPIKPGMFGYGRVPFALPLHRNRRHRQRPPEPEPSQASDLPSLTPKAELTSTNHTPPTQFSLTELSVHIPSPLAEPPVPRSAQTEVPSRTRPYPTRSQRRAQATDTEPPLSTPSPRESSSFHMSPQPRIPSSQGWAGPRLAERRPNPSLSVPWGRGPQSQERQRPGGTLHGSLLESASLYADGWLPLLSAGARSTSLWSLFAPSSAVPRCSGESEQLRACSQVPCPPEQPDPRALQCAAFNSQEFMGQQYQWEPFTEVQGFERCELNCRPRGFRFYVRHTEKVQDGTLCQPGALDMCVAGRCLSPGCDGILGSGRHPDGCGVCGGDDSTCRLISGNVTDRGGPLGYQKILLIPAGASRLQIAQHRPSSNYLALRGPGGRSIINGNWAVDPPGSYVADGTIFRYNRPPREEGTGESMSAEGPTTRPVDVYMIFQEENPGVFYQYVISSPPPKLERPTSESYIPQLQPEIVRVETPPASVLHHPRALGVLQRQVRVPQMPALPHLRAPLRSLAGYWKRVGHSECSASCGKGVWRPVFLCISRESGEELDEDSCAMGARPPAPLEPCHGPPCPPYWEAGEWTSCSRSCGPGTQHRQVRCWQEFVGGGSSVPPERCGHLPRPDITQPCQPRLCGYWEVRSTWSQCSVRCGRGQRSRQVRCVGNNGDEVSEQECTPGPPRPPSREACNMGPCTTAWFHSDWSSKCSAECGTGIQQRSVVCLGSGEAPGASQAEAGAGASEQSCAAGSRPPDMRACSLGPCEMTWCWYTGPWAECSSDCGSGTQWRDIICVSKLGTKFNVTSPSNCSHLPRPPALQPCQGQDCHDRWFSTSWSPRTQLEEEELGLAGGSLR; from the exons ATGGAGAAGTGGCCCGGCAG GCCCTGGTTGTGCCTGATGCTGCTTCTGCCCCTCCCTCAGTTCTGCCAGGATCAGGAG GTGTTGTCTGGACACTCTCTTCAGATACACCCGGAGGAGGGCCAGGGCCTTGAGGGCGTCTGGGGTCCCTGGGACCAGTGGGCCTCTTGCTCCCAgccctgtggggtgggggtgcagcgcAGGAGCCGAACCTGTCAGCTGCCCACAGCTCAGCTCCACCAGGGCCAGCCCCTCTCACCCAGGCCCCCAAGCTATCCTGAAGCCCTGCTCCCAGGGACTCAGGGCCCCAGACCCCAGACTTCCGGAGAAACCCTCTCCCCTTACATTCCACAGACCTGGGGAAGAGGTGGCCTATTTCAAGGCCCCACCTCTCAATTAGGGCGAGAGCAGGCCCAGGGGATTCCAGGAGCCCGGAG GTCCCGGGTTCGAGATCCCATCAAGCCAGGAATGTTTGGTTATGGAAGAGTGCCTTTTGCTTTGCCGCTCCATCGGAACCGCAGGCACCGCCAGAGACCGCCCGAACCTGAGCCTTCCCAGGCCTCAGATCTTCCATCTCTGACTCCAAAAGCAGAGCTGACCTCCACAAACCATACCCCTCCAACTCAGTTCTCTCTTACAGAACTGTCTGTCCATATCCCGTCCCCCCTGGCAGAACCCCCAGTCCCCAGAAGTGCTCAGACAGAGGTGCCGTCTAGAACCAGGCCTTATCCCACCCGGTCCCAACGCAGAGCCCAGGCCACAGACACAGAACCCCCCTTGTCCACCCCATCCCCAAGAGAAAGTAGCTCTTTCCACATGTCCCCTCAGCCAAGAATTCCAAGTTCCCAGGGTTGGGCCGGTCCCAGGCTGGCAGAAAGACGCCCTAATCCCTCCCTTTCTGTCCCTTGGGGCCGAGGCCCGCAGAGCCAGGAGCGCCAGAGACCTGGGGGGACTCTTCACGGGTCCCTACTGGAGTCTGCCTCTCTCTACGCAGATGGCTGGTTGCCTCTTCTGAGTGCTGGCGCCCGCTCCACCTCCCTCTGGAGCCTCTTTGCTCCTAGTAGCGCTGTCCCAAGATGTTCTGGGGAGAGTGAGCAGCTGAGAGCATGCAGTCAAGTG CCCTGCCCTCCTGAACAGCCAGACCCCCGGGCTCTGCAGTGTGCAGCCTTTAACTCCCAGGAGTTCATGGGCCAGCAGTACCAGTGGGAGCCCTTCACAGAAG TTCAGGGCTTCGAACGCTGTGAACTGAACTGCCGTCCCCGTGGCTTCCGCTTTTATGTCCGTCACACTGAAAAGGTCCAGGATGGGACCCTGTGTCAGCCTGGAGCCCTAGACATGTGTGTGGCTGGACGCTGTCTG AGCCCTGGCTGTGATGGGATCCTTGGCTCTGGAAGGCATCCGGATGGCTGTGGAGTCTGTGGGGGTGATGATTCTACCTGTCGCCTCATCTCAGGGAATGTCACTGACCGGGGGGGCCCTCTGGGCTATCAGAAGATCTTACTGATTCCTGCAGGAGCCTCCCGGCTCCAGATTGCCCAGCACCGGCCCAGCTCCAACTACCTTG CACTTCGAGGCCCTGGGGGCCGGTCCATCATCAATGGGAACTGGGCTGTGGATCCCCCTGGGTCCTACGTGGCTGATGGGACTATCTTCCGGTATAACCGTCCTCCACGGGAGGAGGGCACAGGAGAGAGTATGTCAGCTGAAGGCCCCACCACCCGACCTGTGGATGTCTAT ATGATCTTTCAGGAGGAAAACCCAGGTGTTTTTTATCAATATGTCATCTCTTCACCTCCTCCAAAGCTCGAGAGGCCCACCTCAGAGTCCTATATCCCCCAACTCCAGCCCG AGATTGTGAGGGTGGAGACCCCACCTGCTTCGGTGCTGCACCACCCCCGGGCCCTGGGCGTCCTCCAGCGCCAGGTGCGGGTCCCCCAGATGCCCGCCCTGCCCCATCTCAGGGCTCCCCTGAGGTCTCTGGCTGGATACTGGAAGCGGGTGGGGCACTCCGAGTGCTCAGCATCGTGTGGAAAAG GTGTTTGGCGCCCCGTTTTCCTCTGCATTTCTCGTGAGTCAGGAGAGGAGCTGGATGAAGACAGCTGTGCCATGGGTGCCAGGCCGCCAGCCCCTCTGGAACCCTGCCACGGCCCCCCATGCCCCCCATA CTGGGAAGCTGGTGAGTGGACATCCTGTAGCCGCTCCTGTGGTCCTGGCACCCAGCACCGCCAGGTACGCTGCTGGCAGGAGTTTGTGGGGGGTGGCTCCTCAGTGCCCCCAGAGCGCTGTGGACATCTTCCCCGACCTGACATCACCCAGCCCTGCCAGCCTCGCCTCTGTGGTTACTGGGAGGTTCGATCCACCTGGAGCCAG TGCTCTGTACGGTGCGGGCGTGGCCAGAGGAGCCGGCAAGTTCGCTGTGTTGGAAACAACGGTGATGAAGTGAGCGAGCAAGAGTGCACTCCAGGCCCCCCACGGCCCCCCAGCAGAGAGGCCTGTAACATGGGGCCCTGTACCACAGCCTGGTTCCACAGCGACTGGAGCTCCAAG TGCTCAGCTGAGTGTGGCACAGGAATCCAGCAGCGTTCTGTGGTCTGCCTTGGGAGTGGGGAGGCCCCTGGGGCAAGCCAGGCggaagcaggagcaggagccagtGAGCAGAGCTGTGCAGCAGGAAGCCGTCCCCCTGACATGCGTGCCTGCAGCTTGGGGCCCTGTGAGATGACCTGGTGCTGGTACACAGGGCCCTGGGCTGAG TGCTCCTCAGACTGTGGCTCTGGTACACAGTGGAGAGACATCATCTGTGTGTCCAAACTGGGGACTAAGTTCAATGTGACTTCTCCTAGCAACTGTTCTCACCTACCCAGGCcccctgccctgcagccctgccagggACAGGACTGCCACGACCGATGGTTCTCTACGTCCTGGAGTCCG CGGACacagctggaggaggaggagcttgGCCTGGCTGGAGGGAGCTTGCGGTAG